The DNA segment GCACCCGATCACGCCGTACGACGGGCGCGAGCTGTGCGGCGTGGTGCACGCGACCTACCTCGCCGGGCGGCGCGTGGATCGCGACGTGCCGCGCGGAAGGCTGCTGCGCAGGGAGGGTCCACCGGCAGAATCGGGGGATGGTGCGGGCGATGACGCTTGACGCGTTCAACGGGGCCGGTCGGCCCGAGGCGATCGCGCTGCTGCGGCCCTGCCTCGACATCGACCGGTGGTGCGAGGCCGTCGTCGACGCGCGGCCCTACGCCTCGGTCGCCGACCTCGTCGAGGCGGCCTCGGCGGCCGCGGACCCGTTCACCTCACGCGAGATCGAGGGTGCGCTCGCGCACCACCCGAGGATCGGCGAACGACCTGCCGGCGGGGGAGCCGAGGCGAGGATGTCTCGCGCCGAGCAGGCGGGGGTCGACCCCGCCGATGCCGAGGTCGCGGCGGCGCTCGCCGCGGGCAACCGGGCGTACGAGGAACGGTTCGGGCGCGTGTTCCTCATCCGCGCCGCGGGACGCTCCGCGCGCGAGATCCTCGCGGCCCTCACCGAGCGGCTCGCGCACTCGCCCGAGGACGAGGAGCCCGTCGTCGCCGACCAGCTCCGCCAGATCGCCGTGCTCCGACTGAAGGGACTGCTCGCATGACCAGCCGAGAGCCTGCGACCGCGGCCGCGCGCGCGGCCGCGCGCAGCCGCATCACGACGCACGTGCTCGACGCGACCACGGGCCGGCCAGCCGAGGGCGTGGTCGTCGAGCTGTCCGTGCACGACGGCTCGGGGTGGCATCCGCTCGACGACGCCGCGACCGACGCCGACGGTCGCATCTCGCACATCGGGGCCGTCGACCCGCCGGCGGGCGACTACCGCCTGCGCTTCGACACCGCGGCGTGGTTCGGCGCGCGCGGGGTCGAGACGTTCTACCCCGAGGTCGTGCTGACGTTCCGCGTCGCCGACGACGGACGGCACGTGCACGCGCCGCTCCTGCTGAGCCCGTTCGCCTACTCGACCTACCGAGGGAGCTGACCGCCGTGACCGCCCCCACCGCGCCGGAACCGCCCGCACCCCGCTCCGCGGCATCGGATCCGCCCGAGTCCGGAATCGTGCTCGGCGCGAACCAGTACGGCAAGGCCGAGGTGCGCGTCGTCAAGCTCACCCGCGACACCGAGCGCCACGAGATCGACGACCTCTGCGTGACCTCGCAACTGCGGGGCGACTTCACCGCTGCGCACGTCGACGGCGACACCAGGTGCGTCGTGGCGACCGACACGCAGAAGAACACGATCTTCGCGTTCGCGCGCGACGGAATCGGCTCGCCCGAGGCGTTCCTGCTGCGCCTGGCCGACCACTTCACGGGATCGTTCGACTGGGTCACGGGCGGACGATGGGAGGCGGAGTCGACCGCGTGGCAGCGCATCGAGGCGCACGGCGCCGCCCACGACCACGCGTTCGTGCGCGGCGGGCAGGAGGTGCGCACCGCTGTCGTCGTCGCCGACGGCGGGGCGCGGCATGTGATCGCCGGGCTGCGGGGGCTCTCGGTGCTCAAGAGCACCGGGTCGGGGTTCGAGGGGTTCCCCAGGGATCGCTACACGACGCTGACCGAGACCGCCGACCGCATCCTCGCGACGGATGTCACCTGCCGGTGGCGGTACGCGGTCGAGGAGGTCGACTACGACGCGGTGCACGCGAGCGTCCGGTCGCTGCTGCTCGAGGCGTTCGCCGACCAGTACTCGGCGGC comes from the Agromyces marinus genome and includes:
- the uraD gene encoding 2-oxo-4-hydroxy-4-carboxy-5-ureidoimidazoline decarboxylase, producing MTLDAFNGAGRPEAIALLRPCLDIDRWCEAVVDARPYASVADLVEAASAAADPFTSREIEGALAHHPRIGERPAGGGAEARMSRAEQAGVDPADAEVAAALAAGNRAYEERFGRVFLIRAAGRSAREILAALTERLAHSPEDEEPVVADQLRQIAVLRLKGLLA
- the uraH gene encoding hydroxyisourate hydrolase, with amino-acid sequence MTSREPATAAARAAARSRITTHVLDATTGRPAEGVVVELSVHDGSGWHPLDDAATDADGRISHIGAVDPPAGDYRLRFDTAAWFGARGVETFYPEVVLTFRVADDGRHVHAPLLLSPFAYSTYRGS
- the pucL gene encoding factor-independent urate hydroxylase; the protein is MVLGANQYGKAEVRVVKLTRDTERHEIDDLCVTSQLRGDFTAAHVDGDTRCVVATDTQKNTIFAFARDGIGSPEAFLLRLADHFTGSFDWVTGGRWEAESTAWQRIEAHGAAHDHAFVRGGQEVRTAVVVADGGARHVIAGLRGLSVLKSTGSGFEGFPRDRYTTLTETADRILATDVTCRWRYAVEEVDYDAVHASVRSLLLEAFADQYSAALQATLYDMGRRVLEAHPEIAEIRLSMPNNHHFLVDLAPFGLDNPGEVFYAADRPYGLIEASVERAGATGAPAAWDGIAGFC